In Desulfurellaceae bacterium, one DNA window encodes the following:
- a CDS encoding MFS transporter — MSLPFLLGAISVASSTVSVVLFVVFYFLLSLAVAGYWAMPLELNPRLVGAISGVMNTSGNLACIFGPITAGAIVASTGSWTLPFYLVAALGVVCSLLFMFFVTTEPLEIPGLAGETGREAAD, encoded by the coding sequence GTGTCCCTGCCCTTCCTGCTTGGCGCCATCAGCGTGGCCTCCAGCACCGTGTCGGTGGTCTTGTTCGTCGTCTTCTACTTCCTGCTGTCGCTGGCCGTGGCGGGCTATTGGGCCATGCCGCTGGAGCTGAACCCGCGGCTGGTTGGGGCGATTTCCGGGGTGATGAATACCAGCGGCAATCTAGCCTGCATCTTTGGGCCGATCACGGCCGGGGCGATTGTGGCCAGCACCGGCAGCTGGACCCTGCCGTTCTACCTGGTGGCTGCACTCGGCGTGGTGTGCAGTCTGCTGTTCATGTTTTTCGTGACCACCGAGCCGCTTGAGATTCCGGGTCTGGCCGGGGAGACTGGCCGAGAGGCGGCCGACTAG
- a CDS encoding SMP-30/gluconolactonase/LRE family protein: protein MAYQQLSLDQVTTAATGFNGPEGVSVDREGNVYGGGADGIIRKLAPDGTVTELANTGGRPAGMALDRDGNLFVCDPGKAAVLKVSPDGTVSLFADQVGSIKLTLPNFPVFDAEGNLYVSNSSDIGVGDFDKLMAELQNPSPKGSLVRLRPDGSGEVAATGIYFANGTAIDPNEEAVYVLQSSQHNCVRVAMHKDGSHGQPEVYGDNLGGLPDGMAFDTEGYMITTLPMINRLVVVAPDGRVSTLIDDPDGTKTKGPTNCAFGGPDFDDLYIAHLEADHVARVHLGRRGHPLYDRR from the coding sequence ATGGCCTACCAACAACTCAGTCTGGATCAGGTCACCACCGCAGCCACCGGCTTCAACGGCCCGGAAGGCGTGAGCGTTGACCGCGAGGGCAATGTCTACGGCGGCGGGGCGGACGGTATCATTCGTAAGCTGGCCCCCGACGGTACGGTAACCGAGCTGGCCAACACCGGCGGTCGGCCGGCCGGCATGGCCCTGGACCGCGACGGCAACCTGTTTGTGTGCGACCCCGGCAAGGCTGCGGTCCTCAAGGTCAGCCCGGACGGCACGGTCAGCCTGTTTGCCGATCAGGTCGGCAGCATAAAACTGACCCTGCCGAACTTCCCGGTCTTTGACGCCGAGGGAAATCTGTACGTCTCAAACTCCAGCGATATCGGGGTGGGCGACTTTGACAAGCTGATGGCCGAGCTGCAAAACCCGTCGCCTAAAGGCAGTCTGGTCCGCCTGCGCCCGGACGGCAGCGGCGAGGTGGCCGCCACCGGCATTTATTTTGCCAACGGCACGGCCATCGATCCCAACGAAGAGGCGGTGTATGTGTTGCAGTCCAGCCAGCACAACTGCGTCCGGGTGGCCATGCACAAAGACGGCAGCCACGGCCAGCCCGAGGTGTATGGCGACAACCTGGGCGGGTTGCCCGACGGCATGGCCTTTGACACCGAGGGCTATATGATCACCACCCTGCCGATGATCAACCGGCTGGTGGTGGTCGCTCCCGACGGCAGGGTCTCGACCCTGATCGACGACCCGGACGGCACCAAGACCAAGGGGCCGACCAACTGCGCCTTTGGCGGCCCAGACTTTGACGACCTGTATATCGCCCACCTCGAAGCCGACCATGTGGCCAGGGTCCACCTCGGCCGCAGAGGCCACCCGTTGTACGACCGGCGCTAG